The Bacteroidales bacterium genome includes a region encoding these proteins:
- a CDS encoding ABC transporter permease has translation MNITNLFKIALRALANNKMRAFLTMLGIIIGVASVIAMLAIGQGSKISIQNQISDMGANMIMIHPGADRRGGVRQDPSAMQTLKLENFEAIRQHSKLVSAVSPNVTSSGQLIAGANNYPSQVTGVNGDYLHIRQLKVKEGIMFSENDIKTSAKVCVIGKTIVDNLFPDGSSPIGKVIRFNQVPFKVIGVLQPKGYNAMGFDQDAIVLAPYTTVMKRLLAQTYLNSIFASAVEEKYSPMAVEEISQILRREHNLQEWQEDDFTIRTQEEISSMLNTTTTLMTTLLACIAGISLIVGGIGIMNIMYVSVTERTKEIGLRMSVGARGVDILSQFLIEAILISITGGIIGVLFGCGISLLIKYVANWPVFIQPWSVLLSFAVCTVTGIFFGWYPAKKAANLDPIEAIRYE, from the coding sequence ATGAATATAACTAATCTCTTTAAAATAGCATTACGAGCATTAGCAAATAACAAGATGCGAGCATTCCTTACCATGTTAGGAATAATAATAGGAGTAGCATCAGTTATTGCCATGTTGGCGATAGGACAAGGATCAAAGATAAGCATCCAGAATCAAATCTCCGATATGGGAGCAAATATGATAATGATACATCCCGGAGCAGACAGACGTGGAGGAGTACGTCAAGATCCATCAGCAATGCAAACCCTCAAATTAGAAAATTTTGAGGCAATACGTCAACACTCAAAGTTGGTGTCAGCAGTAAGTCCCAACGTAACCTCATCGGGGCAACTAATAGCAGGAGCAAATAACTATCCCTCACAAGTAACAGGCGTAAATGGCGACTATCTCCACATCCGTCAATTAAAGGTAAAAGAGGGAATAATGTTCTCCGAAAACGACATCAAAACATCAGCAAAAGTATGTGTAATCGGAAAAACCATAGTAGACAACCTCTTCCCTGATGGCTCATCACCAATAGGCAAAGTAATCCGATTCAATCAAGTACCCTTCAAAGTAATAGGAGTGTTACAACCAAAAGGATACAATGCAATGGGCTTTGACCAAGACGCAATAGTATTAGCACCCTATACCACCGTTATGAAACGTCTGTTGGCGCAAACCTATTTAAACTCAATATTTGCATCAGCAGTAGAGGAGAAGTATTCGCCAATGGCAGTAGAGGAGATATCACAAATACTACGTAGGGAACACAATCTGCAAGAGTGGCAAGAAGATGACTTTACCATTCGAACACAAGAAGAGATAAGTTCAATGCTCAATACCACCACAACCCTGATGACAACCCTGCTTGCCTGTATAGCAGGAATATCTCTTATTGTAGGAGGTATAGGAATTATGAACATTATGTATGTATCTGTAACCGAGAGAACAAAGGAGATAGGATTACGAATGTCGGTGGGAGCAAGAGGAGTAGATATACTCTCTCAGTTCTTAATAGAAGCAATATTAATAAGCATAACAGGAGGAATAATAGGAGTATTGTTTGGATGCGGAATATCATTACTGATAAAATATGTAGCAAATTGGCCTGTTTTCATACAACCCTGGAGCGTATTATTATCATTTGCAGTATGTACGGTAACAGGAATATTCTTTGGATGGTATCCAGCCAAGAAAGCCGCAAACCTTGATCCAATTGAAGCAATCCGATATGAGTAA
- a CDS encoding AI-2E family transporter has product MEERRPYTFDRVVRIVIIIASIVGVFYLIDILKGVLLPFLIAWLMAYLTHPLVNFFQVKCKLKNRVLSIAVTLLSLLLAVVVILTAIFPLIIEEVNMTKDLIVNYAHSIKTITILPESWRDYIVSQINWENISQIATFENLKSVLSGLFSGGISILSGTTSLIMTLFGLFIIVLYLIFILLDYKEIQEGFRSMIPEKYKATAISIIDDIETSMNTYFRGQATVAFCVGILFAIGFSIVGLPLAILLGLFIGMLNIVPYLQTIGFVPAIILTMLQSAQTGEPFWWLFMWVLVVFIVVQVIQDMFLVPKIMGKAVGLNPAIILLSLSIWGALLGFVGLIIALPLTSLCISYYRRYVLKKEDKKTDK; this is encoded by the coding sequence ATGGAAGAGAGACGTCCTTACACATTCGACAGAGTAGTCAGAATAGTTATAATAATAGCATCTATCGTAGGAGTATTCTATCTAATAGATATCCTAAAAGGAGTGTTGTTGCCATTCCTGATTGCATGGTTAATGGCATACCTAACACATCCGTTAGTAAATTTCTTTCAAGTAAAGTGTAAACTAAAAAACAGAGTATTGTCCATAGCAGTAACCCTGCTATCCTTACTCTTGGCAGTAGTAGTAATCTTAACTGCGATTTTCCCCTTAATAATTGAGGAGGTAAATATGACAAAAGATTTAATTGTCAACTATGCCCATTCAATAAAAACAATAACAATACTTCCCGAATCGTGGCGAGACTATATTGTATCGCAAATTAATTGGGAGAACATATCACAAATAGCAACATTTGAGAATCTCAAATCGGTATTAAGCGGACTATTTTCGGGAGGAATATCAATATTATCAGGAACAACCTCATTGATAATGACGCTATTCGGACTATTTATAATTGTCCTATACCTAATATTTATACTATTAGACTATAAAGAGATACAAGAAGGATTTCGCTCAATGATACCCGAGAAATATAAAGCAACAGCAATATCAATAATTGATGATATAGAGACAAGTATGAATACCTATTTCAGAGGACAAGCAACAGTTGCCTTCTGTGTAGGAATACTCTTTGCAATAGGATTTTCAATCGTAGGATTACCTCTTGCAATACTTTTAGGTCTATTCATAGGAATGCTCAACATAGTACCCTATTTGCAGACAATAGGATTTGTACCTGCCATAATACTGACAATGTTACAATCAGCACAAACAGGCGAACCATTCTGGTGGTTGTTTATGTGGGTATTAGTAGTATTTATAGTGGTACAAGTAATACAAGATATGTTCCTCGTCCCTAAGATAATGGGTAAAGCGGTAGGACTAAACCCGGCTATTATATTACTCTCACTTTCAATTTGGGGAGCACTATTAGGTTTTGTAGGATTGATAATAGCACTACCTTTAACCTCCCTTTGCATATCATACTATCGCCGCTACGTACTTAAAAAAGAGGATAAAAAAACCGATAAATGA
- the dacB gene encoding D-alanyl-D-alanine carboxypeptidase/D-alanyl-D-alanine-endopeptidase, which yields MKHLIIYFVLFAFCFATLAQNSLDNSLVGYSIVDVKNNRVIAERNGDMALVPASVTKLVTTATVLNVIPAQKRFETAIDYNGNIINGTLYGKLIIRGCGDPTLGSSYIDSSKERVFGDIVAILERNGIKSFCGKIVCDASLFPYNGERGAWLAEDLGNYFAAESYGFNFIDNLYSLFINSGSEGSNAYIVRCVPQMPELEFINRLEVKGQGKDSAYITGMDFCNIRVLNGRIPCNRKEYLLKGSIPSPSVVFEREFRNYLISRGKWIENNKPISLNNRNIALGVIYSPILQEIVRITNHKSNNLYAETLLKWCGLVRGGDATTNGGINCIMRYWCDMGIDMRGCSLYDGSGLSPKNRISPNCLSKILCSVAYNDGFRMSLPKVGAEGTVRNFMKESPIAKYLSLKTGSMQGVQCYAGYYDDGNSLYSIVIMVNNFKGSRKDIQNEIGELIEDLINNN from the coding sequence ATGAAACATTTAATTATATATTTTGTTCTTTTTGCATTTTGTTTTGCGACATTGGCACAGAACTCACTTGATAACTCCTTAGTTGGCTACTCTATTGTAGACGTTAAAAATAATAGGGTTATTGCTGAAAGGAATGGAGATATGGCTCTTGTTCCTGCTTCGGTTACTAAACTTGTTACTACTGCTACTGTTTTGAATGTTATTCCTGCTCAAAAGAGGTTTGAGACGGCTATTGATTATAATGGTAATATAATTAATGGTACGTTGTATGGTAAACTTATCATTAGGGGGTGTGGCGATCCTACATTGGGTTCTTCTTATATTGATAGTTCAAAAGAGAGGGTGTTCGGGGATATTGTTGCAATACTTGAACGTAATGGTATTAAAAGTTTTTGTGGCAAGATTGTTTGTGATGCCTCTCTATTCCCCTATAATGGTGAACGTGGTGCATGGTTAGCGGAGGATTTGGGTAACTACTTTGCGGCTGAGAGTTATGGCTTTAATTTTATTGACAACTTATATTCTCTATTTATAAACAGTGGTAGTGAGGGTAGTAATGCCTATATTGTGAGGTGTGTTCCTCAGATGCCAGAACTTGAATTTATTAACCGCTTAGAGGTTAAGGGCCAAGGTAAGGATAGTGCTTATATTACTGGTATGGATTTTTGTAATATAAGAGTATTGAACGGAAGAATACCTTGTAACAGGAAAGAGTATTTACTTAAGGGATCTATCCCCTCTCCTTCTGTTGTTTTTGAAAGGGAGTTTCGTAATTATCTTATTTCGAGAGGTAAATGGATTGAGAACAATAAACCTATCTCTCTGAACAATAGGAATATTGCATTAGGCGTTATATACTCTCCTATATTACAAGAAATTGTAAGAATTACTAATCACAAAAGCAATAATCTTTATGCTGAGACTTTATTGAAATGGTGCGGTTTGGTGAGAGGTGGCGATGCTACTACTAATGGAGGTATTAACTGCATTATGCGTTATTGGTGTGATATGGGTATCGATATGCGTGGTTGCTCACTGTATGATGGTAGTGGGCTTTCTCCCAAAAATAGAATATCTCCTAATTGTTTATCAAAGATTCTATGTTCTGTTGCATATAACGATGGCTTTAGAATGTCGTTACCCAAAGTGGGGGCTGAGGGTACTGTAAGGAACTTTATGAAGGAGTCGCCCATTGCTAAGTATCTTTCTCTTAAAACAGGAAGTATGCAGGGCGTACAATGTTATGCCGGATATTACGATGATGGCAACAGTTTATACTCTATTGTTATTATGGTAAACAACTTTAAGGGTAGTCGCAAAGATATTCAAAACGAGATTGGTGAACTTATTGAGGATTTAATTAATAATAATTGA
- a CDS encoding efflux RND transporter periplasmic adaptor subunit — translation MSKSKKIIISVLLLVIVAVIWWIFSSREEKSKVEFLTTKVVVGEIGSSVTATGTIEPVIEVEVGTQVSGIIDRIYVDYNSVVKKGQLIAEMDKVTLQSELLSTQAQYDGNKAEYEYQQKLYDRNKILHEKELISETDYEQSAYNYQRAKSAYEQSSAALAKAERNLSYATITSPIDGVVTSRSVEEGQTVASGFETPTLFTIAADLTKMEVVADVDEADIANVKEGDYVVFRVDAYPNDEFIGEVRQVRLGSTISDKSVTTSTNTVVTYEVVISAENPDLKLKPRLTANASIYTFFKDNVIIVPSKALHFTPNAELAVGYTIEDCEAPDKVWILKDKKFTAVPVQVGLTDGINTEIVAGLSEGDEVVSDMVFTELAPAAGASQERSPFMPQHPGSKKKK, via the coding sequence ATGAGCAAAAGTAAAAAAATCATCATCTCAGTATTACTACTTGTTATAGTAGCAGTTATATGGTGGATATTCTCATCACGCGAAGAGAAGAGTAAAGTAGAGTTCCTCACAACAAAAGTAGTTGTAGGTGAGATAGGAAGTTCGGTAACGGCAACAGGAACAATCGAACCAGTTATCGAGGTTGAAGTAGGAACGCAAGTATCAGGAATAATTGACCGCATATATGTCGATTATAACTCGGTAGTAAAAAAAGGGCAGTTGATAGCCGAAATGGATAAAGTAACCCTACAAAGCGAATTATTATCAACACAAGCACAATATGACGGAAATAAAGCAGAGTATGAGTACCAACAAAAACTCTATGACAGAAATAAAATATTACACGAAAAAGAGTTGATAAGCGAAACCGATTACGAGCAGAGTGCCTACAACTATCAACGAGCAAAAAGTGCATACGAACAAAGTTCCGCAGCACTAGCAAAAGCAGAGCGAAACCTATCTTATGCTACAATCACTTCGCCAATCGATGGAGTAGTAACAAGTCGAAGTGTGGAGGAGGGGCAAACAGTAGCATCAGGATTTGAAACTCCAACACTATTCACAATTGCGGCAGACCTAACAAAAATGGAGGTAGTAGCCGATGTAGATGAGGCAGACATTGCTAACGTAAAAGAGGGCGATTATGTAGTATTTCGTGTAGATGCATATCCAAATGATGAGTTTATCGGAGAGGTACGACAAGTACGATTAGGAAGTACAATATCCGACAAATCAGTAACCACTTCAACCAATACCGTAGTAACATATGAGGTTGTAATTTCGGCAGAGAACCCTGACTTAAAACTCAAACCCCGTTTAACAGCAAACGCCTCAATATATACATTCTTCAAAGACAATGTAATAATAGTACCCTCAAAGGCACTACATTTTACGCCAAATGCCGAGTTAGCAGTAGGATATACAATAGAAGATTGTGAAGCACCAGACAAAGTGTGGATATTAAAAGATAAAAAGTTCACAGCAGTACCAGTTCAAGTAGGACTAACAGACGGAATAAACACCGAGATCGTAGCAGGATTGAGCGAAGGCGATGAGGTAGTATCCGATATGGTATTTACTGAATTAGCACCTGCTGCAGGGGCATCACAAGAGCGAAGTCCCTTTATGCCACAACATCCGGGAAGTAAAAAGAAAAAATAA
- a CDS encoding ABC transporter ATP-binding protein: MRKVIELDNIRRDFQVGEEVVHALRGVSFSINEGEFVTIMGTSGSGKSTLLNTLGCLDTPTKGEYYLDGISVRTMSKSQRAVLRNRKIGFVFQNYNLLPKTTAVENVELPLMYNTSVSAKERRKRAIDALVAVGLGDRLEHKSNQMSGGQMQRVAIARALVNNPAVILADEATGNLDTRTSFEVLVLFQKLHSEGRTIIFVTHNPDIARYSSRNIRLRDGKVIEDTINTNIQSAAEVLKALPKNDEE; this comes from the coding sequence ATGAGAAAAGTAATAGAACTCGACAATATACGTCGCGACTTTCAAGTAGGCGAAGAGGTGGTACACGCATTACGAGGAGTATCCTTTTCGATAAACGAAGGCGAATTTGTAACCATAATGGGAACATCGGGTTCAGGAAAGAGTACATTGCTCAACACATTAGGATGCTTAGATACTCCCACCAAAGGAGAATATTATCTCGATGGGATATCTGTCCGAACAATGAGTAAAAGCCAACGAGCAGTTTTGCGAAACCGAAAAATAGGATTTGTATTCCAGAACTATAACCTATTACCCAAAACAACAGCAGTTGAAAATGTTGAGTTACCACTAATGTATAACACATCGGTATCGGCAAAAGAGCGACGTAAAAGAGCCATTGATGCCCTTGTTGCGGTGGGGCTTGGCGACAGATTGGAACATAAATCAAACCAAATGTCGGGAGGACAAATGCAACGCGTTGCAATAGCACGAGCATTAGTAAACAACCCGGCCGTTATATTGGCAGATGAGGCAACAGGAAACCTCGACACACGCACCTCATTTGAAGTATTGGTATTGTTTCAGAAACTACATAGCGAGGGGCGAACAATAATATTTGTAACCCATAACCCCGACATCGCACGATACAGTAGTAGAAACATCCGATTACGTGATGGAAAAGTGATAGAAGATACCATAAATACAAATATACAATCAGCAGCAGAAGTTCTAAAAGCACTGCCTAAAAATGATGAAGAGTAA
- a CDS encoding sulfatase, whose amino-acid sequence MKFTKGIGTITFLSLLCGTVEAEETQPNIILFLVDDMGWQDTSLPFYSHTTPLNERYHTPNMERLAEMGTKFTQAYASSVSSPSRCSLLTGVNASRHRVTNWTHKKDTPTDEEHPQLNMPQWNINGIQPQSGIANSFPATSFVQLLSQNGYSTIHCGKAHFGATDTPSANPQNYGFDINIAGHAAGGLASYLGQERFGHNVNGEPISGFAIPGMEEYWDKDIFITEALTQEALKALDKVIEKDNPFFLYMSHYAVHIPLQADNRFLDKYLQQGLTYSEAAYATMVEGVDKSLGDIMNYLTEKGEIENTIILFMSDNGGYSLQGRTPPLHTHNQPLRSGKGSAYEGGIREPMILYWNGVTKPNTTIEESVIIEDFFPSILEMANIEDYNTIQNIDGISFIPLLKDKRIKNKKRSLIWNMPNNWISGNNREAGVGPTCTIRRGDYKLIYWYEDGRKELYNIHTDIGETKNLVKTHPLKTKILSKYLSKELQKYNAQRPSFKNTGELCPWPDEK is encoded by the coding sequence ATGAAGTTTACAAAAGGAATAGGAACTATAACCTTTTTATCACTTCTATGTGGAACTGTAGAAGCAGAAGAGACACAACCAAATATCATTCTATTTTTAGTAGATGATATGGGTTGGCAAGATACATCATTACCATTCTATTCTCACACAACACCTTTAAATGAACGTTATCATACGCCAAATATGGAACGTTTGGCTGAGATGGGGACTAAATTTACACAAGCCTATGCTTCAAGTGTCAGTTCACCTTCGCGATGTTCACTTCTTACAGGAGTAAATGCCTCTCGTCACCGAGTTACAAATTGGACACACAAAAAAGATACCCCAACAGATGAAGAGCATCCACAATTAAATATGCCCCAATGGAACATAAACGGAATACAGCCCCAATCTGGTATTGCCAATAGTTTTCCCGCAACATCATTTGTACAACTTCTGTCTCAAAACGGATACTCTACCATACATTGTGGTAAGGCACATTTTGGGGCAACAGATACACCCTCAGCAAATCCACAAAATTATGGCTTTGATATTAACATTGCAGGACATGCAGCAGGAGGGCTGGCATCGTATTTAGGACAAGAGAGATTTGGTCATAATGTCAATGGAGAGCCAATAAGTGGTTTTGCAATACCCGGGATGGAAGAGTATTGGGATAAAGATATATTCATAACCGAAGCCCTAACCCAAGAGGCGCTAAAAGCTTTAGATAAAGTTATTGAGAAGGATAATCCATTTTTCCTATATATGTCGCACTATGCCGTACATATTCCACTACAAGCCGATAATCGTTTTTTAGATAAATATCTGCAACAAGGATTAACCTACTCCGAAGCAGCGTATGCAACAATGGTCGAAGGAGTAGATAAAAGTTTAGGGGATATAATGAACTATCTTACAGAGAAAGGAGAGATAGAAAATACAATAATATTGTTTATGTCTGATAATGGAGGATATTCTCTACAAGGTAGAACACCTCCATTACACACCCATAATCAACCATTACGATCAGGTAAGGGGTCGGCATATGAGGGAGGAATAAGAGAGCCAATGATTCTCTATTGGAATGGAGTAACCAAACCCAACACCACCATTGAAGAGAGCGTAATAATAGAAGATTTCTTCCCCTCTATATTAGAGATGGCAAATATAGAGGATTATAATACCATACAAAATATAGATGGTATAAGTTTTATACCATTGTTAAAAGATAAGAGAATAAAAAACAAAAAACGCTCCCTTATATGGAATATGCCCAACAATTGGATTTCGGGCAATAATAGAGAAGCAGGAGTTGGCCCCACTTGTACAATCCGAAGAGGAGACTACAAACTTATATATTGGTATGAGGATGGCAGAAAAGAGTTATATAATATACATACCGATATAGGAGAAACTAAAAATTTGGTCAAAACTCATCCTTTAAAAACAAAGATATTAAGCAAATATCTGTCAAAAGAGCTCCAAAAATACAATGCACAACGTCCCTCATTCAAGAATACTGGAGAACTTTGTCCTTGGCCAGATGAAAAGTAG